A genomic segment from Halomonas sp. GD1P12 encodes:
- a CDS encoding methyl-accepting chemotaxis protein, whose protein sequence is MLSSLRTRILLAALAAIIAALTLNGFASYWTVKGHNDEQIHRHLDAALKGNAQALREWVAARNRLVASLPTVVESADPLAALQQLQTAGDFMTTYVAYASSKPPVFSDGWQPPADYDPRQRPWYQQAVEAGTTIVTSPYLDMISGELVVSFIHPYYADGDSGRLLGVIGGDIGIEDVVGIVTGIQPTPSSFAFLVTDDGTIAAHPDSALALEPSTVLSEQLDPAFLKNLESNNTPTPLVLDQREKLLMGRDVGLGSGWELVVAMDEQEATAGLRAIAFSSLATLIIVAVLTALGLGVLLSLLLRPLKGVGHAMDNIASGDGDLTQRLPATGKDEIARIAGAFNRFADKMETVLIDVRTSSETVHHAASEIALGGQDLSRRTDQTAASLQQTSASIEQINSTVGQTAASSKEANALSQAASEVAHRGHEDVSRVVSTMEEITRASDRIGEIVTLMDGIAFQTNLLALNASVEAARAGEHGRGFAVVAEEVRQLARRSSDAANDIKRVIEDSQARVHSGTTLVRNAGDTMQEIVTNSARITDVLAEITAATSEQSDGIQQVNIAVNDLDRMTQENAAMVEESTTAAEQLKEQADHLARTIASFTLSATTPALGSTRQTAALPAAPSQPAF, encoded by the coding sequence ATGCTATCCTCCCTACGAACCCGTATTCTGCTCGCCGCGTTGGCAGCGATCATCGCGGCATTGACCCTCAATGGCTTTGCCAGCTACTGGACCGTCAAGGGCCACAACGACGAGCAGATCCATCGCCATCTCGATGCCGCCCTGAAGGGCAACGCCCAAGCACTGAGAGAGTGGGTGGCCGCCCGTAATCGTCTGGTTGCCTCACTGCCCACCGTCGTTGAAAGCGCCGACCCGCTGGCGGCACTCCAGCAGCTTCAGACCGCTGGCGACTTCATGACCACCTACGTTGCCTACGCGTCGTCGAAACCGCCGGTCTTTTCCGACGGCTGGCAGCCGCCGGCGGATTACGACCCGCGCCAGCGCCCCTGGTACCAGCAGGCCGTCGAGGCTGGCACCACTATCGTGACGTCCCCCTATCTGGACATGATCTCCGGCGAGCTGGTGGTTTCCTTCATTCACCCCTACTACGCCGACGGCGATAGCGGCCGACTGCTGGGCGTCATCGGCGGCGATATCGGTATCGAAGACGTGGTGGGTATCGTTACCGGCATTCAGCCGACGCCGTCGAGCTTCGCCTTTTTGGTCACCGACGACGGCACCATCGCGGCGCATCCGGACAGCGCGCTGGCGCTCGAGCCTTCGACCGTACTGAGCGAGCAGCTCGACCCCGCCTTTCTAAAGAACCTGGAGAGCAACAACACGCCGACGCCGCTAGTGCTCGACCAGCGCGAAAAACTGCTGATGGGGCGCGACGTCGGGCTTGGCAGCGGTTGGGAGCTGGTGGTCGCCATGGATGAGCAGGAAGCGACCGCGGGCCTTCGCGCCATCGCCTTCTCGTCACTGGCCACGCTCATCATCGTGGCGGTGCTGACCGCGCTCGGCCTTGGCGTGCTGCTTTCGCTGTTGCTGCGCCCGCTCAAGGGCGTCGGCCACGCGATGGACAACATCGCCTCCGGCGACGGCGATCTGACCCAGCGCCTGCCGGCCACGGGCAAGGACGAGATCGCCCGCATCGCCGGCGCCTTCAACCGTTTTGCGGACAAGATGGAAACGGTGCTGATCGACGTGCGCACCAGCAGTGAAACCGTGCACCACGCCGCCAGCGAGATCGCGCTGGGCGGACAGGATCTTTCACGGCGCACCGACCAGACCGCCGCGAGCCTGCAGCAGACCTCGGCCTCCATCGAGCAGATCAACAGCACCGTCGGCCAAACCGCCGCCTCGTCAAAGGAGGCCAACGCGCTCTCCCAGGCCGCCTCCGAAGTCGCCCATCGGGGCCATGAGGATGTCTCCCGGGTCGTCTCGACCATGGAGGAGATCACCCGCGCGTCTGACCGCATCGGTGAAATCGTGACACTGATGGACGGCATCGCCTTCCAGACCAACCTGCTCGCACTCAACGCCTCGGTCGAGGCGGCGCGGGCCGGCGAGCACGGCCGCGGTTTCGCGGTGGTCGCCGAAGAGGTTCGCCAGCTGGCCCGACGTAGCAGCGACGCGGCCAACGATATCAAACGCGTCATCGAGGACTCCCAGGCCAGGGTGCATAGCGGTACAACGCTGGTTCGCAACGCCGGCGACACCATGCAGGAGATCGTGACCAACAGCGCGCGCATCACCGACGTCCTTGCTGAAATCACCGCCGCCACCAGCGAGCAAAGCGATGGTATTCAGCAGGTCAATATCGCGGTGAACGATCTCGACCGCATGACCCAGGAGAACGCCGCCATGGTCGAGGAGTCGACCACCGCCGCCGAGCAGCTAAAAGAGCAGGCCGATCACCTGGCCCGCACGATCGCAAGCTTCACCCTCTCGGCCACCACGCCGGCCCTCGGCTCGACGCGCCAGACCGCCGCCCTCCCCGCCGCTCCGTCACAGCCCGCGTTCTAA
- a CDS encoding methyl-accepting chemotaxis protein — translation MHFKSLRTLIATLAGSAILLVVAALVVYSLIANARTQALVEEQTETLLEQNAAARLEALASAHTEEIKRELDHALTLATNLANLNAMLGEVDEAGRPLLYLSRREFSVLIRQTVVDNPELLDAFVGWEPDAFGLDARFIGREDQGFGPDGRFTPWWYRTESGAIEVLALGQDMENEALGDDGIRRGEYYLCTRETQRTCVVDPHWYDYNGDNLLVTSFNAPIMVDGEFRGSAGVDLSVAFIQGLLEEANQSLYDGAGEMLLVAGQGALAAHTGAAELLGRGVDTLPASLQGAIAQAQQGERINQTNTDEGMFELYTPFSVDGSGRPWVMVIRLPQSAVMAGLENLQSQLADRGQASMWGMLLVGLLIALAGLLASWLLGSRIARPLRYLADRMRDIASGNGDLTQRLPVRGRNESAELAIQFNAFADKIHDVLVDVRASSESVHHAANEITQGGQDLSRRTDQAASSLQQTSTAMEEISSTVGHTTSASKEASGLSHTAAELATRTNGAFSQVVTTMDEIRTTSDEIQSIVKVIDGIAFQTNLLALNASVEAARAGEHGRGFAVVAEEVRMLARRSSEAAADIRQRIGASVNKVESGTQLVREAESAMHELAESVSRVNQMLGDISTAAGEQNDGIGQVSIAVNDLDQMTQQNAALVEESTTAAEQLKEQAERLAELVGGFTLEGDSSRSQLSLSDPAKTRS, via the coding sequence ATGCACTTCAAATCGCTTCGCACGCTGATCGCGACCCTGGCCGGTAGCGCTATTTTGCTGGTCGTGGCGGCGCTGGTGGTGTATTCGCTGATCGCCAACGCACGCACCCAGGCGCTGGTGGAGGAGCAAACCGAAACGCTGCTCGAACAAAACGCCGCAGCGCGGCTCGAGGCGCTCGCCTCGGCGCATACCGAAGAGATCAAGCGCGAGCTCGATCATGCGCTGACGCTGGCAACGAATCTTGCCAATCTCAACGCCATGCTGGGGGAAGTGGATGAGGCTGGCCGGCCGCTTTTGTATCTCAGCCGCCGGGAGTTTTCGGTGCTGATTCGCCAAACGGTGGTCGACAACCCCGAACTGCTCGATGCCTTCGTTGGCTGGGAGCCGGACGCCTTTGGTCTCGATGCGCGCTTTATCGGTCGCGAGGATCAGGGGTTCGGACCGGACGGCCGCTTCACGCCCTGGTGGTATCGCACCGAAAGCGGCGCCATCGAGGTGCTCGCGCTGGGCCAGGATATGGAAAACGAAGCGCTTGGCGACGACGGGATTCGCCGAGGCGAGTATTACCTCTGCACGCGGGAAACGCAGCGCACCTGCGTGGTCGACCCGCACTGGTACGATTACAACGGCGACAACCTGCTGGTGACCTCCTTCAACGCGCCCATCATGGTCGATGGCGAGTTCCGTGGCAGCGCCGGCGTCGATCTGTCGGTCGCGTTCATTCAAGGCCTGCTGGAAGAGGCCAATCAATCGCTTTACGATGGTGCAGGTGAAATGCTGCTGGTGGCAGGCCAAGGGGCTTTGGCCGCCCATACCGGCGCGGCAGAGCTTTTGGGCCGCGGCGTCGACACACTGCCCGCCTCGCTTCAAGGCGCTATCGCCCAAGCCCAGCAGGGCGAGCGCATCAACCAGACCAACACCGACGAGGGCATGTTCGAGCTCTATACGCCCTTCAGCGTCGATGGCAGCGGCCGCCCCTGGGTGATGGTGATTCGTCTACCGCAGAGCGCGGTCATGGCGGGACTTGAGAACTTACAGTCACAGCTTGCCGACCGAGGCCAGGCCTCCATGTGGGGCATGCTCCTCGTCGGCCTTTTGATTGCCCTGGCGGGTCTGCTGGCCAGCTGGCTGTTGGGCAGCCGCATCGCCCGGCCGCTGCGCTACCTGGCCGACCGGATGCGCGACATCGCTTCCGGTAACGGGGATTTGACCCAGCGCCTGCCGGTGCGCGGACGCAACGAAAGCGCTGAGCTCGCGATCCAGTTCAATGCCTTCGCCGACAAGATCCACGACGTGCTGGTGGATGTGCGTGCCAGCAGCGAATCGGTCCACCACGCCGCCAACGAGATCACTCAGGGCGGGCAGGATCTTTCCCGACGCACCGATCAGGCGGCGTCCAGCCTGCAGCAGACCTCGACCGCCATGGAAGAGATCAGCAGCACCGTGGGCCATACCACCAGCGCCTCGAAAGAGGCCAGCGGACTGTCGCACACCGCCGCCGAACTCGCCACGCGCACCAACGGCGCCTTCAGCCAGGTAGTGACGACGATGGACGAGATTCGCACGACCTCCGATGAGATCCAGAGCATCGTCAAGGTGATCGACGGCATCGCCTTCCAGACCAACCTGCTGGCGCTGAACGCCTCGGTCGAGGCGGCGCGGGCCGGCGAGCATGGCCGCGGCTTTGCCGTCGTGGCCGAAGAGGTGCGCATGCTCGCCCGGCGCAGCAGCGAGGCGGCGGCGGACATTCGCCAGCGTATCGGCGCCTCGGTGAACAAGGTCGAAAGCGGCACGCAGCTCGTGCGTGAAGCCGAAAGCGCCATGCACGAACTGGCCGAGAGCGTCTCTCGCGTCAACCAGATGCTGGGCGACATCAGCACCGCCGCCGGCGAGCAGAACGACGGCATCGGTCAGGTCAGTATCGCGGTCAACGACCTGGATCAGATGACCCAGCAAAACGCCGCGCTGGTCGAGGAGTCCACCACCGCCGCCGAGCAGCTGAAGGAGCAGGCGGAGCGACTGGCCGAGCTGGTGGGCGGGTTCACGCTGGAAGGCGATTCAAGCCGCTCCCAGCTATCGCTATCCGATCCCGCCAAGACCCGCAGTTAG